In one Bryobacteraceae bacterium genomic region, the following are encoded:
- a CDS encoding pilus assembly protein, whose protein sequence is MRKRTGSRRGNALVEMSLMMIPLFGLLFGIVDFGFAIFIRSTLQHAVREGVRYAVTYQLVDGMCQDDSIKAAVKTQAMGFLSSNEHANKIKVKYYDPLSFNEILPPNGNSPGNIVEVSVENYQYSWMAPLFWSSTPLWIKVYGTDRMEGLPGGGAAPCR, encoded by the coding sequence ATGAGAAAAAGAACCGGTAGCCGCCGCGGCAACGCACTCGTCGAGATGTCGCTGATGATGATCCCGCTGTTCGGGCTGTTGTTCGGGATTGTCGACTTCGGATTCGCGATCTTCATCCGCAGCACCCTCCAGCACGCGGTGCGCGAAGGCGTGCGCTACGCGGTGACGTATCAGCTCGTGGACGGCATGTGCCAGGACGATTCGATCAAAGCGGCCGTCAAGACGCAGGCGATGGGATTTCTCTCGTCCAACGAGCACGCCAACAAAATCAAAGTGAAGTATTACGACCCGCTGAGCTTCAACGAAATTCTCCCGCCGAATGGTAATTCGCCGGGTAATATCGTCGAAGTGTCCGTGGAGAACTATCAGTACAGTTGGATGGCGCCGTTGTTCTGGTCCTCGACGCCGTTGTGGATCAAGGTGTACGGCACGGACCGGATGGAAGGTTTGCCCGGCGGTGGCGCGGCGCCTTGCCGCTAG
- a CDS encoding prolipoprotein diacylglyceryl transferase — protein sequence MFPKIITISDGVFLPTYGVMVALGFLIGLWLAGRLARRSGLDPELVTNLGVYAALAGLAGAKLLMFVVDFDHYAEHPGDILSVATLQAGGVFYGGLVGALAFGAWYLARHGLPAAATLDCFAPGLAAGQAIGRLGCFAAGCCWGQSCERGWAVTFTDPEAQALTGVPLQIPLHPTQLYEAVLLGVTAVATLAAFGRPHRPGSILGLYLILAAGERFVVDFFRAHQQANPFAGPLATAQWIAILLAAAGAWLLLRRGAQTTIGHST from the coding sequence ATGTTCCCCAAAATAATAACGATTTCCGACGGCGTGTTTCTGCCTACCTACGGCGTGATGGTGGCGCTCGGGTTTCTCATCGGCCTGTGGCTCGCCGGCCGGCTGGCCAGGCGAAGCGGACTCGACCCGGAGCTGGTCACCAACCTCGGCGTCTACGCGGCGCTGGCCGGGCTGGCCGGAGCGAAGCTGCTGATGTTCGTCGTCGATTTCGACCACTACGCAGAACATCCCGGCGACATTCTGTCTGTGGCGACACTCCAGGCCGGCGGCGTCTTCTACGGCGGCCTCGTCGGAGCGCTTGCTTTCGGAGCCTGGTATCTCGCCCGGCACGGGCTGCCGGCCGCGGCGACGCTCGACTGCTTCGCTCCCGGCCTTGCGGCGGGGCAGGCGATCGGCCGTCTCGGCTGCTTCGCCGCCGGATGCTGCTGGGGACAGTCGTGCGAACGCGGTTGGGCCGTCACTTTCACCGATCCCGAGGCCCAAGCGCTCACCGGCGTGCCGCTCCAGATTCCCCTTCACCCCACGCAACTCTATGAAGCTGTTCTGTTGGGAGTGACGGCCGTCGCGACTCTGGCTGCCTTCGGGCGGCCGCATCGCCCCGGTTCCATCCTCGGCCTGTACCTCATCCTCGCCGCCGGCGAACGATTCGTGGTGGACTTCTTCCGCGCGCACCAGCAGGCGAACCCGTTTGCCGGTCCCTTGGCCACCGCGCAATGGATTGCGATCCTGTTGGCGGCCGCCGGAGCGTGGCTGCTCCTAAGGCGAGGGGCGCAGACCACAATCGGGCATTCCACCTAG
- a CDS encoding VWA domain-containing protein, which translates to MRKTPRKGRRSRGFAIILTALMLTFIVPLVGLAIDGGILYSVRARLSAASDAAAMASARALATGLTIQEQEASAVARAQAYFAANFPSGSFDTSNPTVGAVVQEVNLVTRRVTVNAGVTPPVYFMRYLGWGSGSKTLRVNVTGQASRRDINLMMVIDRSGSLQTAGACDDLETAAQAFTALFANQRDRLGLITYGGSYRLDYAPTKDFKTSPTLNSEIDKLFPGGCSGWTGSAQGLWQGYQQLVTLDEPGRLNVILFFTDGQPNTVTNDWPLDVNGTPGNSDMTRCYDWEHGKKYNQWGYDPSNLKYRGYIAQDIGSGNTDGIRGHEANAMPTDDPGKVSIPVGYSGTPKSTSDDCWFRTTNSINSIVERDVPYYPDTDFYGNSMFGFKSVNTWSSGPYSGKVRYQSGLTGLNASINALDSAALRIRQKVGNPNLTTMIYAIGLGGVGEAESDILERVANDRDSAIFDNNSPEGLYVYAPNPAALNEAFVRIASEILRYSL; encoded by the coding sequence ATGCGAAAAACACCTCGAAAGGGCCGCCGCAGCCGCGGGTTTGCGATCATCCTGACGGCCCTGATGTTGACCTTTATCGTCCCGCTGGTGGGCTTGGCGATCGACGGCGGGATCCTGTACTCGGTACGGGCTCGCCTCTCGGCCGCCTCCGACGCCGCCGCCATGGCCTCGGCCCGCGCCCTGGCGACGGGCCTGACCATTCAGGAGCAGGAGGCCAGCGCCGTGGCTCGCGCCCAGGCCTACTTCGCGGCGAACTTCCCGTCTGGCTCGTTCGATACCTCAAACCCCACCGTGGGAGCCGTCGTGCAGGAAGTGAACCTGGTGACGCGCCGCGTCACGGTAAACGCCGGCGTCACGCCGCCGGTCTACTTTATGCGCTACCTCGGCTGGGGCAGCGGATCAAAGACCCTGCGCGTCAACGTGACCGGCCAGGCCTCCCGCCGCGACATCAACCTGATGATGGTGATCGACCGTTCCGGTTCGCTCCAGACGGCCGGCGCGTGCGATGACCTGGAGACGGCTGCACAAGCCTTTACGGCGTTGTTCGCCAACCAGCGCGACCGGCTCGGCCTGATCACCTACGGCGGCTCCTACCGGCTCGACTACGCGCCGACCAAGGATTTCAAGACCTCACCGACGCTCAACTCCGAGATCGACAAGCTATTCCCGGGCGGTTGCAGCGGTTGGACCGGGTCGGCGCAAGGGTTGTGGCAGGGCTACCAGCAGTTGGTGACGCTCGACGAGCCCGGCCGCCTCAACGTGATCCTGTTCTTCACCGACGGACAACCGAACACAGTGACGAACGATTGGCCGCTCGATGTGAATGGTACGCCGGGCAATAGCGACATGACCCGTTGCTACGACTGGGAGCATGGCAAGAAATACAACCAGTGGGGCTACGATCCTTCGAATCTCAAATACCGCGGCTATATCGCCCAGGACATCGGCAGCGGCAACACGGATGGGATCCGCGGGCACGAGGCGAATGCCATGCCTACCGACGATCCGGGCAAGGTCTCCATCCCGGTGGGCTACTCCGGAACGCCGAAATCAACCAGCGACGACTGCTGGTTCCGCACCACCAATTCGATCAACTCGATCGTCGAACGTGATGTTCCCTACTATCCCGACACGGACTTCTATGGGAACTCGATGTTCGGGTTCAAGTCGGTGAACACATGGAGCAGCGGTCCCTATTCGGGCAAGGTTCGCTACCAGTCCGGCCTGACCGGGTTGAACGCCTCAATCAACGCGCTCGACAGCGCCGCGCTGCGAATTCGCCAGAAGGTCGGCAACCCGAACCTGACGACGATGATCTACGCGATCGGCTTGGGCGGCGTCGGCGAGGCCGAGTCCGACATTCTCGAACGCGTCGCCAATGACCGCGACAGCGCCATCTTCGACAACAACTCGCCCGAAGGCCTGTACGTATACGCCCCGAATCCCGCGGCGTTGAACGAGGCGTTCGTCCGCATCGCGTCGGAGATCCTGCGCTACTCGCTGTAG
- a CDS encoding tetratricopeptide repeat protein gives MGFADLAPNYDEKASSKAREAAGNEPAPADRASVSLEEGLAATALAFEDYRAVIRHCSRIVQLQQDHFEAWFNLGFARQQVGELEEAVFAYHRSSRLRPNDPRPLVNLGLVRHTLEDDDGAREAYRTALEADPNHGQALWNLGLLCEAAGEHEEAAGLYDRLAGLQADDEEVWFRLGLSRLRIEDAEAAVESFERCVRRKPNWKEAQLNLGLALAGAGRHDEAKRILERVLESDPACEEALCGLAAVAVESADWDTALSVRKRLLEARGSLPELTYNLALSLDQQGRTEEAVRFYCEAIKERPKFPEALLNLGHALDKLGRHTEAVECWRRAMGLNPSYATAYFRAKE, from the coding sequence GTGGGATTCGCTGACCTAGCCCCAAACTACGACGAAAAGGCCTCCTCGAAGGCCCGGGAGGCTGCCGGCAACGAGCCTGCGCCAGCCGATCGGGCGTCCGTGTCGCTCGAAGAGGGCCTGGCCGCGACCGCTTTGGCTTTCGAAGACTACCGTGCGGTGATCCGCCATTGCTCGCGGATCGTCCAGTTGCAGCAGGACCACTTCGAAGCCTGGTTCAACCTCGGTTTCGCCCGCCAGCAGGTGGGTGAGCTCGAGGAGGCGGTATTCGCCTACCACCGGTCTTCCCGGCTGCGGCCGAACGATCCGCGCCCGCTGGTTAACCTCGGCCTGGTGCGGCATACTCTCGAGGACGACGACGGCGCGCGCGAGGCCTATCGGACCGCGCTCGAAGCCGATCCCAACCACGGCCAGGCGCTGTGGAACCTCGGGCTGCTTTGCGAGGCGGCCGGCGAGCATGAAGAAGCCGCCGGCCTCTATGACCGGCTGGCCGGGCTCCAAGCCGACGATGAAGAGGTCTGGTTCCGGCTGGGACTGTCCCGGCTGCGGATCGAGGACGCCGAAGCCGCCGTCGAGTCGTTCGAGCGCTGCGTGCGGCGCAAGCCCAACTGGAAGGAAGCGCAGTTGAACCTCGGGCTGGCGCTCGCCGGCGCCGGCCGGCACGACGAAGCCAAGCGGATCCTCGAGCGTGTGCTCGAGTCCGATCCGGCCTGCGAGGAAGCCTTGTGCGGTCTCGCCGCAGTGGCTGTGGAGTCGGCCGATTGGGACACCGCCCTGTCGGTGCGCAAGCGGCTGCTCGAGGCGCGTGGATCTCTGCCCGAACTCACCTACAACCTCGCCTTGTCGCTCGACCAGCAGGGGCGCACCGAGGAAGCGGTGCGGTTCTACTGCGAGGCGATCAAGGAACGGCCGAAGTTCCCGGAAGCGCTGTTGAACCTCGGGCATGCGCTCGACAAGCTGGGCCGTCATACGGAGGCGGTGGAATGCTGGCGGCGGGCGATGGGCTTGAATCCCTCGTACGCAACGGCATACTTCCGCGCCAAGGAATAA
- the nhaA gene encoding Na+/H+ antiporter NhaA, with the protein MIRQPVPSEKTPILVLVRPFQEFAAMETSGSILLLACTLIAIVWANSAWQPFYAALWHTKITIGAGDATLSRELHFWVNDALMAVFFFLVGLEIKRELLAGDLASPRRAALPIAAALGGILLPAAIYALINPAGPDARGWAVPMATDIAFAMGVMALLGDRVPAGLKVFLTALAIVDDIAAILVIAVFYTSDLAWQSLGFVALCVAAAAGANRLGVRHPLPYGLIGVALWINVLQSGIHTTVAGVLLAFAIPSRTVIEPDEFLRRNRAVLDHFETASRARTNARWSSPAEQQAIEVLEEACEKVQPALQRIEHALYPWVTLAIMPLFALTNAGVQLTGSLSAVFADPVTLGVFAGLLFGKPAGVTVAAYLAVRTGLAELPDRVSWLQIHGAGWLAGIGFTMSLFMAALAFPEGPQMNAAKQGILAASATAGAAGYLILRRVSSART; encoded by the coding sequence ATGATCCGGCAGCCGGTTCCCAGCGAAAAGACGCCGATCCTGGTGCTGGTGCGCCCGTTCCAGGAGTTCGCCGCGATGGAAACCTCGGGAAGCATTCTGCTGCTGGCGTGCACGCTCATCGCGATCGTGTGGGCGAACTCCGCCTGGCAGCCTTTCTATGCCGCGCTCTGGCACACGAAGATCACGATCGGCGCCGGCGATGCGACACTCAGCCGGGAGCTGCACTTCTGGGTGAACGACGCGCTGATGGCGGTCTTCTTCTTTCTGGTGGGGCTCGAGATCAAGCGGGAGCTGTTGGCGGGCGACCTCGCTTCGCCGCGCCGCGCGGCGCTGCCGATCGCGGCGGCGCTCGGAGGCATTCTTCTCCCGGCGGCGATCTATGCGCTGATCAATCCCGCCGGCCCCGACGCACGCGGTTGGGCCGTTCCCATGGCCACCGACATCGCCTTCGCCATGGGCGTGATGGCGCTGCTCGGCGACCGCGTTCCCGCCGGCCTCAAGGTATTCCTCACCGCGCTGGCGATCGTGGACGACATCGCGGCGATCCTGGTGATCGCGGTCTTCTACACGTCGGATCTGGCATGGCAAAGCCTTGGTTTCGTCGCGCTCTGCGTGGCCGCCGCGGCGGGCGCAAACCGGCTGGGAGTGCGGCATCCGCTACCCTATGGGCTCATCGGCGTCGCGCTCTGGATCAACGTTCTGCAGTCCGGCATCCATACCACGGTAGCCGGCGTTCTGCTGGCTTTCGCAATTCCAAGCCGCACCGTCATCGAGCCGGACGAGTTCCTCCGGCGCAACCGCGCCGTGCTGGACCACTTCGAGACCGCTTCGCGAGCCCGGACCAACGCGCGCTGGAGCAGCCCGGCCGAGCAGCAGGCGATCGAAGTCCTGGAGGAAGCTTGCGAAAAAGTGCAGCCCGCTCTGCAGCGGATCGAACATGCCCTGTATCCGTGGGTGACGCTGGCGATCATGCCGCTGTTCGCGCTGACCAACGCGGGCGTCCAGCTTACCGGGAGTCTGTCCGCGGTGTTCGCCGACCCGGTGACGCTCGGCGTATTCGCGGGCCTGCTATTCGGCAAGCCTGCCGGCGTGACCGTCGCCGCCTATCTCGCCGTCCGGACCGGCCTCGCCGAACTGCCGGACCGCGTCTCCTGGCTTCAGATCCATGGCGCGGGGTGGCTCGCCGGCATCGGCTTCACGATGTCGCTATTCATGGCGGCGCTCGCGTTTCCGGAGGGGCCACAGATGAACGCAGCCAAACAGGGCATCCTTGCCGCTTCGGCCACGGCCGGCGCCGCGGGCTACCTGATTCTGCGAAGGGTGTCGTCAGCGCGTACTTGA
- the ileS gene encoding isoleucine--tRNA ligase has protein sequence MESDLKKTVNLPQTAFPMKANLAQTEPKLLEKWRETELYERIRRASAGRPRYVLHDGPPYANGKIHLGTAFNKTVKDFIVKSKTMSGFDSPYVPGWDCHGLPIEIKVDSQLGGKKAKMTPGEIRRACREYASKFVDLQRADFIRLGVFGDWDNPYLTMEARYQSVIARAFVDFLDRGYVYKGLKPVNWCLSCRTALAEAEVEYEDHSSPSIWVRFSLTSDATAIDPALAGKTCYGLIWTTTPWTIPANLAIAYHPGFEYSAVETGGAVYFVATELVEATAAVCGWMDHRTLARFPGSKLEGAVFRHPFIERDSPGILAEHVTLEQGTGAVHTAPGHGHEDYVVGIQYNLPVYCPVDGAGRMYHTADEPGVLPEALIGKTVWEANPIVIELLTEAGALLAQRKIEHSYPHCWRCHKATIFRGTEQWFIGMERNGLRERALEAIRNVKWMPEWGEERISNMIATRPDWCISRQRAWGVPIVVFYCAACNAQIADRKVLDHVVDQFATHNADIWYDREASELVPPGTKCPECGGAELVKEKDILDVWFDSGSSHLAVLNPRWELSWPADLYLEGGDQYRGWFHSSLLVGVGLKGSAPYRECATHGWTLDGEGRAMSKSIGNTIEPDQIIRQSGAELIRLWTASVAFQEDVRVSDTILARLSEAYRKLRNTFRYALGNLNGFDPEHDAAPAAELHEFDRWILFRTDALVKQVRTAYDDFAFHRAYQALYNFAIVDLSSLYFDVLKDRLYTSAAKSPARRSAQTALWRVTRALVRLLAPILTFTTEEVWSHFPRAAGDPDSIHLTLFPEPGEVTAGLTAEHHARAPEWDKLVDVRETVNKSLELARQEKFIGSSLEAKVHLKAGPVLLPLLERYRAHLPALFITSQVSLEGHADSDLAVHVHRAEGVKCERCWKYNTGVGIDSRWPTVCPPCADALSEGS, from the coding sequence ATGGAATCCGATCTCAAGAAAACCGTAAACCTCCCGCAGACCGCGTTCCCAATGAAGGCGAACCTCGCGCAGACGGAGCCGAAACTGCTCGAGAAGTGGCGCGAAACCGAACTCTACGAGCGGATTCGCCGCGCCTCGGCTGGCCGCCCGCGCTACGTTCTGCACGACGGTCCCCCCTACGCCAACGGCAAGATTCACCTCGGCACCGCTTTCAACAAGACGGTGAAGGACTTCATCGTCAAATCGAAAACCATGTCCGGGTTCGACTCGCCGTACGTGCCCGGCTGGGACTGCCACGGCCTTCCCATCGAAATCAAAGTCGACTCGCAACTGGGTGGGAAAAAAGCCAAAATGACGCCCGGCGAGATCCGCCGCGCCTGCCGCGAGTACGCCTCGAAATTCGTCGATCTCCAACGCGCCGACTTCATCCGCTTGGGCGTTTTCGGCGATTGGGACAACCCCTACCTGACCATGGAAGCGCGCTACCAATCCGTGATCGCGCGCGCTTTTGTCGACTTCCTCGATCGCGGCTACGTCTACAAGGGCCTCAAGCCGGTGAACTGGTGCCTGAGCTGCCGGACCGCTCTCGCTGAAGCCGAAGTCGAGTACGAAGACCATTCGAGCCCGTCGATCTGGGTTCGTTTCTCTCTCACCTCCGATGCCACGGCGATCGATCCGGCGCTAGCGGGCAAGACCTGCTACGGCCTCATCTGGACCACCACTCCGTGGACCATCCCCGCCAACCTCGCGATCGCCTACCATCCAGGATTCGAATATTCGGCGGTTGAAACAGGCGGCGCGGTCTATTTCGTCGCCACCGAGCTTGTGGAAGCCACCGCCGCGGTGTGCGGGTGGATGGATCACCGCACTCTGGCGCGATTCCCCGGCTCAAAGCTCGAAGGGGCGGTGTTCCGCCACCCGTTCATTGAGCGCGATTCGCCCGGGATTCTCGCCGAGCACGTCACGCTCGAACAAGGTACCGGCGCGGTCCATACCGCGCCCGGCCACGGCCACGAAGACTACGTCGTCGGCATTCAGTACAATCTCCCGGTTTATTGTCCGGTGGATGGCGCGGGCCGTATGTATCACACGGCTGACGAGCCCGGTGTCCTGCCGGAGGCGCTCATCGGGAAGACGGTGTGGGAAGCCAACCCCATTGTGATCGAACTGCTCACCGAGGCCGGCGCTCTCCTCGCGCAACGCAAGATTGAACATTCTTACCCGCACTGCTGGCGCTGCCATAAAGCCACCATCTTCCGCGGCACTGAGCAGTGGTTCATCGGCATGGAGCGCAACGGGCTCCGCGAGCGTGCGCTCGAGGCCATCCGAAACGTTAAGTGGATGCCCGAATGGGGTGAAGAGCGCATCTCGAACATGATCGCCACCCGCCCGGATTGGTGCATCTCGCGGCAGCGCGCATGGGGCGTGCCCATCGTCGTCTTCTATTGCGCCGCCTGCAACGCGCAGATCGCGGACCGCAAGGTGCTCGATCACGTCGTGGACCAGTTCGCCACCCACAACGCCGACATCTGGTACGACCGCGAGGCTTCGGAACTCGTGCCGCCCGGCACAAAGTGCCCCGAATGCGGCGGCGCCGAACTGGTGAAGGAAAAGGACATTCTCGACGTTTGGTTCGACTCCGGCTCGTCGCATCTGGCGGTGCTGAACCCGCGTTGGGAACTCTCCTGGCCCGCCGACCTTTACCTCGAAGGCGGCGACCAGTACCGCGGCTGGTTCCATTCCTCCCTGCTCGTCGGCGTCGGCTTGAAAGGGTCCGCGCCGTACCGCGAGTGCGCAACCCACGGCTGGACGCTCGATGGCGAAGGCCGCGCCATGTCGAAGAGCATCGGCAACACGATTGAGCCGGACCAGATCATCAGGCAATCCGGCGCCGAGCTCATCCGCCTCTGGACCGCGTCGGTGGCGTTTCAAGAAGACGTCCGTGTCTCCGATACGATCCTCGCCCGCCTTTCCGAAGCCTACCGAAAGCTGCGGAACACCTTCCGCTACGCGCTCGGCAACCTCAACGGCTTCGACCCCGAGCACGACGCCGCACCGGCGGCGGAACTGCACGAGTTCGACCGGTGGATCCTGTTCCGCACGGACGCGCTGGTCAAGCAGGTGCGCACGGCCTACGACGATTTCGCGTTTCACCGCGCCTACCAGGCGCTCTACAATTTCGCCATCGTCGACTTGAGCTCCCTCTACTTCGATGTCCTCAAGGACCGTCTCTACACCTCGGCCGCGAAGTCCCCGGCGCGCCGCAGCGCGCAGACGGCGCTATGGCGCGTCACCCGCGCCCTCGTGCGGCTGCTCGCTCCCATCCTTACGTTCACCACGGAAGAGGTGTGGTCCCACTTTCCCCGGGCGGCAGGCGATCCGGATTCGATCCACCTGACCCTGTTTCCGGAACCCGGCGAGGTTACCGCCGGCCTCACCGCCGAGCATCACGCGCGGGCGCCGGAGTGGGACAAGCTCGTCGACGTCCGGGAGACGGTCAACAAGAGCCTCGAACTGGCGCGTCAGGAAAAGTTCATCGGCTCCTCGCTCGAGGCCAAGGTGCACCTCAAAGCCGGTCCGGTCCTGCTCCCGCTGCTCGAGCGATACCGCGCGCATCTCCCGGCGCTGTTCATCACCTCGCAGGTGTCGCTCGAAGGGCACGCCGATAGCGACCTCGCCGTGCACGTGCACCGGGCCGAGGGCGTCAAGTGCGAACGCTGCTGGAAATACAACACCGGTGTCGGCATCGATTCCCGCTGGCCAACCGTATGCCCGCCCTGCGCCGACGCGCTCAGCGAGGGCTCATGA
- the lspA gene encoding signal peptidase II: MTAEQARLIPFALSSVVFAADRLTKVWIVANLSLWDVIPVIPGLFNIIHSENTGMAFSLLQDAPEAVRTTVLIGFAGAVLCVVAWMLWKAETRWQRIALALVLGGALGNLYDRIVRGSVTDFLDVFAGTVHWPTFNVADSAITVGALMIVFELLRSPAPKTAPSCSPK; encoded by the coding sequence ATGACCGCGGAGCAAGCCAGACTGATCCCGTTCGCTCTGTCGTCCGTGGTGTTCGCCGCGGACCGGCTGACGAAAGTCTGGATCGTCGCAAACCTGTCGCTTTGGGATGTCATTCCGGTCATCCCAGGCCTTTTCAACATCATCCACTCGGAGAATACCGGCATGGCGTTCTCCCTCCTGCAGGATGCGCCGGAGGCGGTCCGCACCACCGTGCTCATCGGGTTCGCCGGCGCTGTATTGTGCGTAGTGGCGTGGATGTTGTGGAAGGCGGAGACGCGCTGGCAGCGAATCGCGCTGGCTCTGGTGCTCGGCGGCGCCCTCGGGAATCTCTATGACCGCATCGTGCGCGGATCCGTCACCGATTTCCTCGACGTTTTCGCCGGCACGGTCCACTGGCCGACGTTCAACGTCGCCGATTCCGCCATCACGGTCGGCGCGCTCATGATCGTGTTCGAACTTTTGAGGAGCCCGGCGCCGAAGACCGCCCCTTCATGTTCCCCAAAATAA
- a CDS encoding VWA domain-containing protein: MAHRTRTSGRRRGFAIILTALMLVWILPLVGLAIDAGVLYAVKARLQAACDAASIAAARNLSVGLTLSEQEASATARAQAFFDANFLPGTFGSTGQARSVTVTESGFRTRKVSVTGSVAVPLFFMRTIGRTESPVKAIGEAARRDVNVMLVIDRSGSLDTAGACDDLESAATSFVNSFANGRDRLGMITYGGSYKVDYAPTMSFKNSPTLASKIDLLYPGGCAGWTGSAQALWKGYEELVTINEPGALNVILFFTDGKPNSVTADWTLDVNGTPGNSDMTRCYDWQHGKYYYQSGYDPSNLSYRGYIAYDDGDDGVRGYAASSMPTGDPGYVTKPNGYSGSSVSSSNDCWWRSSGSNVSRDVPFYPDTDLYGNSMFGWKSVTTYTFGSYAGKIRYTSNNSGLNAAINAIDNAAQRIRNKELNAGIVTVIYAIGLGGAGEAEHDLLLRVSNDVDSPIYDSNSPEGLYIYAPSAAQLNEAFVRIASEILRYSK; this comes from the coding sequence GTGGCACATCGAACTCGCACCTCCGGCCGAAGGCGGGGATTCGCGATCATCCTGACGGCGTTGATGCTGGTCTGGATTCTTCCCCTCGTCGGGCTGGCGATCGACGCAGGCGTTCTCTACGCGGTGAAGGCGCGGCTGCAGGCGGCCTGCGACGCCGCCTCGATCGCCGCGGCGCGGAACCTGTCGGTGGGGCTGACGCTCTCCGAGCAGGAAGCGAGCGCCACCGCGCGGGCGCAGGCCTTCTTCGACGCCAACTTCCTTCCCGGAACCTTCGGCAGCACCGGCCAGGCGCGCTCGGTGACGGTGACCGAAAGCGGATTCCGCACCAGAAAAGTTTCTGTCACCGGTTCCGTGGCCGTGCCCTTGTTCTTCATGCGTACGATCGGGCGGACGGAGTCCCCGGTGAAGGCCATCGGCGAGGCGGCCCGCCGCGACGTGAACGTGATGCTCGTCATCGACCGTTCCGGATCGCTCGACACTGCCGGCGCCTGCGATGACCTGGAATCAGCCGCGACGTCGTTCGTCAATTCCTTCGCCAACGGGCGGGACCGGCTGGGCATGATCACCTACGGCGGATCCTACAAAGTGGACTACGCGCCCACAATGAGTTTTAAGAACTCGCCCACCCTCGCCTCCAAGATCGACCTGCTCTATCCGGGCGGGTGCGCCGGTTGGACCGGCTCGGCCCAGGCCCTTTGGAAAGGCTATGAGGAACTGGTTACCATCAACGAACCGGGCGCCCTCAACGTAATCCTGTTCTTCACGGACGGCAAGCCGAATTCGGTGACCGCCGATTGGACGCTCGACGTCAACGGCACCCCGGGAAACAGCGACATGACCCGCTGCTACGATTGGCAGCACGGCAAGTACTACTATCAATCCGGCTACGATCCGTCCAACCTCTCCTACCGCGGCTATATCGCCTACGACGACGGTGACGACGGTGTCCGCGGCTACGCGGCTTCCTCCATGCCCACCGGCGACCCCGGCTACGTAACGAAGCCCAACGGCTACTCAGGCTCTTCGGTCTCCTCGAGCAACGACTGTTGGTGGCGCAGCAGCGGCTCCAACGTCTCCCGCGACGTTCCCTTCTACCCCGACACCGACCTCTACGGCAATTCCATGTTCGGGTGGAAGTCGGTGACCACCTACACATTCGGCAGCTACGCCGGAAAGATCCGCTATACCTCCAACAACTCCGGCTTGAATGCCGCTATCAACGCCATCGACAACGCCGCCCAGCGGATCCGGAATAAGGAGCTCAACGCCGGCATCGTCACCGTCATCTATGCGATTGGGCTCGGCGGCGCCGGCGAAGCCGAACACGACCTCCTGCTTCGAGTCTCCAACGACGTGGATTCCCCCATCTACGATTCCAATTCGCCCGAGGGCCTCTACATCTACGCTCCCTCGGCCGCGCAATTGAACGAAGCGTTCGTCCGCATCGCCAGCGAGATCCTTCGTTACTCGAAGTAG